In Solobacterium moorei, a single genomic region encodes these proteins:
- a CDS encoding diacylglycerol/lipid kinase family protein, which yields MNGYHIVINPAGAGGRTNECWTVVKKEMDTLGIEYAVHLSSLAHGIKDIMRELTSSQERVNIILIGGDGSMNLAVNGIVNFQNTYLGLIPCGSGNDLAKSLGIHGSAIDCLHRILNDHAGRNLDVGVLTYHNRYDANGNKISDEDYTRRYNISSGIGYDAAICVQVQQSPWKKILNALHIGRLIYLFVGAHLIFLHNHFKTTIQIDNESYTYKKLLFIATMNEAYEGGGFNFCPAADPCDGKLDICVADGLGRIDFFRIFPYAMKGTHDRFSGIHLKSGKVIHIQTEKPVWVHTDGEIEYQTSSVSYEVMPEKMHFLGW from the coding sequence ATGAATGGCTATCATATTGTAATTAATCCTGCCGGTGCAGGTGGCAGGACGAATGAGTGTTGGACTGTAGTGAAGAAAGAAATGGATACGTTGGGGATAGAGTATGCTGTTCATTTATCCAGTCTTGCACATGGAATCAAGGATATTATGCGCGAACTTACTTCGAGTCAAGAAAGAGTAAATATTATTCTGATCGGTGGAGACGGTTCAATGAATTTAGCGGTAAACGGTATCGTCAATTTTCAAAATACATACTTAGGTTTGATTCCGTGCGGATCAGGAAATGATCTGGCAAAATCATTGGGGATTCATGGGAGTGCGATAGATTGCCTGCATCGTATTTTAAATGATCACGCTGGACGAAATTTAGATGTCGGTGTATTAACATACCATAATCGCTATGATGCAAACGGTAATAAAATATCTGATGAAGATTATACGCGGCGTTATAATATCAGTTCCGGTATCGGGTATGATGCGGCAATCTGCGTACAGGTTCAACAATCTCCATGGAAAAAAATTCTCAATGCATTGCATATCGGAAGATTGATCTATCTGTTTGTCGGGGCGCATCTGATATTTTTACATAATCATTTTAAAACAACGATACAGATAGATAACGAAAGTTATACATATAAAAAATTATTGTTTATCGCAACGATGAATGAAGCATATGAGGGTGGTGGCTTCAATTTTTGCCCTGCGGCAGATCCGTGTGACGGAAAGTTGGATATCTGTGTGGCTGATGGATTAGGGAGAATTGATTTCTTCCGCATCTTCCCGTATGCAATGAAAGGAACACATGATCGGTTTTCCGGCATTCATCTGAAATCCGGGAAAGTCATTCATATTCAGACAGAAAAACCCGTCTGGGTTCATACAGACGGGGAGATTGAATACCAAACAAGTTCAGTTTCCTATGAAGTGATGCCGGAGAAAATGCATTTTCTTGGTTGGTAG
- a CDS encoding TetR/AcrR family transcriptional regulator, which produces MAKAFTEEEKIKIKEDIMETALDLFHEKGKKSLSISELTKRVGIAQGSFYNFWKDKESLIIDLMAYRSIQKLNDIEKEFSNSLTNPKKFLSDVIYKYAIDIILKIKTQPIYQEAFKIFASQDSKKVNRVENLYGDFVDRLIEYWYKNNAVKTVDKQGLSNAFVGSFVLCSNYIHFNEDTFEEVLHIYIESIVSRYVEI; this is translated from the coding sequence ATGGCAAAAGCATTTACAGAAGAAGAGAAGATTAAAATAAAAGAAGATATTATGGAAACAGCTCTTGATTTGTTTCATGAAAAAGGGAAAAAATCCCTTAGTATTTCAGAACTGACAAAAAGAGTAGGGATAGCTCAAGGAAGCTTCTATAATTTTTGGAAGGACAAAGAATCTCTCATTATTGATTTAATGGCATATAGATCCATACAGAAATTGAATGACATAGAAAAAGAATTCTCAAATTCATTAACAAATCCTAAAAAATTTCTTTCAGATGTGATTTATAAGTATGCCATAGATATTATCCTGAAGATTAAAACGCAGCCTATTTATCAAGAGGCATTTAAAATATTTGCAAGTCAAGATTCAAAGAAAGTAAACAGAGTAGAAAATCTTTATGGAGATTTTGTAGACAGGTTAATAGAGTATTGGTACAAAAATAATGCAGTAAAAACTGTGGACAAGCAAGGATTATCCAATGCTTTTGTTGGTAGTTTTGTTCTATGTTCAAATTATATTCATTTCAATGAAGATACATTTGAGGAAGTACTACATATCTACATAGAGAGTATTGTTAGCAGGTATGTAGAAATATAG
- a CDS encoding PEP/pyruvate-binding domain-containing protein encodes MILNFDEIKKEDVLIAGGKGANLGEMTSAKINVPRGFVITADAYRDFLKENSIDIFIENEIKKSRNDEKALLNAADDFRTKIKSGKFPTLLENAIREKYFNLGDNVRVAVRSSATAEDLPDASFAGQQETYLNVRGLDDVLEKVRSCYASLWGNRAVSYRLHQGYGQSSVSIAVIIQEMVESEKAGVLFTVNPVSKKENEMQINASYGLGESVVSGRVTADSYIVDKNGEIIEVAIGSKETQIIYGEKNTVEVKVDDNDRKKRALNDTEISELIKSGLKIEKHYKMPMDIEWAIKDDEVYILQARAITTLKSSINHISEDNLVQKYTKGKKINRSTREVMSFFLEKMPFAHRALDFDYLAAINDQKVNILLEGGIVLPRNPIIDDDGIQTFSDAGKRINKNIFKFFKILKNMKDFNGCYHKCKDFMKIYESKIEKIKHLNFENMTLEEYKNFMEDSYILLQKLAYDRFKYALFPSVLNDKKFTKIIKKANANYSSFDFYWNLDNKTSAVTNDIYKMACEIRKNESLKRAIISGESYKELYENYDDFRDITDKFMRDNGFKSDYNCYCLSAKTFIEDPDRLINILRPILNTDENSDEIKQGKDFSKLMIRLKEIYGNKYQDIEKQIEYFRYFHVVREESQYIWETLFYYVRQCVKRINYILLGSEDYEVGIANLFHKELLEVMNRGSLNESDKEKINRRNEKFPLAIKVWDASKLLIFETNGDVLKGVSGSAGIAAGKVCIINSPKEFYKMQKGDILVCHLTDPEWTPLFKLASAVVADTGAALSHAAIVAREFNIPAVLGVGFATTKYKDGDMIQVDGNKGVVRGL; translated from the coding sequence ATGATACTGAATTTTGATGAGATAAAAAAGGAAGATGTGTTAATTGCTGGAGGGAAAGGTGCTAATCTTGGAGAAATGACCTCTGCAAAAATAAATGTTCCAAGAGGATTTGTAATTACAGCAGATGCTTATAGAGATTTTTTAAAGGAAAATAGCATTGATATTTTTATTGAAAATGAAATTAAAAAATCAAGGAATGATGAAAAAGCTCTATTAAATGCAGCTGATGATTTTAGAACAAAGATAAAGTCCGGTAAATTTCCTACACTACTTGAGAATGCAATAAGAGAAAAATATTTTAATCTTGGAGATAATGTAAGAGTTGCTGTGCGTTCATCTGCAACAGCAGAAGATTTGCCGGATGCAAGTTTTGCAGGACAACAGGAAACTTATTTAAATGTACGAGGCTTAGATGATGTATTAGAAAAGGTGCGTAGTTGTTACGCTTCTTTATGGGGTAACAGAGCTGTGAGCTATAGATTACATCAAGGTTATGGCCAAAGCTCTGTTTCGATTGCTGTTATTATTCAGGAAATGGTAGAAAGCGAAAAAGCAGGTGTTTTGTTTACTGTGAATCCGGTAAGCAAAAAAGAAAATGAGATGCAAATCAATGCGAGTTATGGTTTAGGAGAGAGTGTTGTAAGCGGAAGAGTTACAGCAGACAGCTATATTGTTGACAAAAATGGAGAAATTATTGAAGTAGCTATTGGAAGCAAGGAAACACAGATTATATATGGAGAGAAAAACACGGTAGAGGTGAAGGTAGATGACAATGATCGAAAAAAACGAGCATTAAATGATACGGAAATATCAGAGCTAATAAAGTCTGGTTTGAAAATTGAAAAGCATTATAAAATGCCAATGGATATTGAGTGGGCAATTAAAGATGATGAAGTATATATTTTACAGGCAAGAGCTATTACTACTTTGAAAAGTTCTATCAATCACATATCTGAAGATAATTTAGTACAAAAATATACAAAGGGTAAAAAAATCAATAGAAGTACACGAGAAGTGATGTCATTTTTTTTAGAAAAAATGCCTTTTGCACATAGAGCGCTTGACTTCGACTATCTGGCAGCAATAAATGATCAGAAAGTTAATATTTTATTAGAAGGCGGAATTGTTTTACCAAGAAATCCAATTATAGATGATGATGGAATACAAACTTTTTCTGACGCAGGTAAGCGCATCAATAAAAATATATTTAAGTTTTTTAAGATTTTAAAAAATATGAAAGATTTTAATGGTTGCTATCATAAGTGCAAAGATTTTATGAAAATATATGAGTCTAAAATAGAAAAAATTAAGCATTTAAATTTTGAAAACATGACATTAGAAGAATACAAAAATTTTATGGAAGATAGCTACATTCTTTTGCAAAAATTGGCTTATGACAGATTCAAATACGCTTTATTCCCATCTGTTTTAAACGATAAAAAATTCACTAAAATAATCAAAAAAGCAAATGCTAATTATTCATCATTTGATTTTTATTGGAATTTGGATAACAAAACATCAGCAGTTACAAATGATATTTATAAAATGGCTTGTGAGATAAGAAAAAATGAATCTTTAAAAAGAGCTATTATATCCGGAGAAAGTTATAAAGAATTATATGAAAATTATGATGACTTTAGAGATATAACAGATAAGTTTATGCGAGATAACGGATTTAAATCTGATTATAATTGCTATTGTTTATCTGCAAAAACATTTATTGAAGATCCTGATAGGCTAATAAATATATTAAGACCTATATTAAATACGGATGAAAATAGTGATGAGATTAAGCAAGGGAAAGATTTTTCCAAGTTAATGATAAGGCTAAAAGAAATTTATGGAAACAAGTATCAAGATATAGAAAAACAAATAGAATATTTCAGATATTTTCATGTGGTTCGTGAAGAAAGCCAATATATCTGGGAAACCTTATTTTATTATGTAAGACAATGTGTCAAAAGAATAAACTACATTCTTCTTGGCAGTGAAGATTATGAAGTTGGGATTGCAAATCTGTTTCATAAAGAACTTCTGGAGGTGATGAATAGGGGCAGCTTAAATGAATCAGATAAGGAAAAAATAAATAGGAGAAATGAAAAATTTCCTTTAGCAATAAAAGTATGGGATGCATCAAAATTGTTAATTTTTGAAACAAATGGTGATGTCCTAAAGGGGGTAAGTGGAAGTGCCGGTATTGCAGCCGGAAAAGTGTGCATAATAAATAGTCCGAAAGAATTTTATAAGATGCAAAAAGGCGATATTTTAGTTTGCCATCTCACTGATCCGGAGTGGACACCGTTATTTAAGCTGGCAAGTGCAGTTGTGGCTGATACGGGAGCGGCATTAAGCCATGCTGCAATTGTTGCAAGGGAGTTTAATATTCCGGCAGTGCTTGGTGTGGGCTTTGCAACTACAAAATATAAAGATGGGGATATGATTCAAGTAGACGGTAATAAAGGTGTAGTTAGAGGTTTGTAG
- a CDS encoding TetR/AcrR family transcriptional regulator, which produces MGKLADNKEKKQRSLLESAYDLFLNKGFENTVVSDIVMKAGVAKGTFYLYFKDKHQVRDVLIARTAEKFFLEALYALQKKNISDFTEQIIFIVDYVLNIMQKNPLLLRFIAKNLSWGIYQKAIANDNTSEKTAYSLFMELVHSHTELQIDAIDTMLFLIIELASSTSYRAILDHDPMSFDALKPYLNRSIRAIIKLHIQN; this is translated from the coding sequence ATGGGAAAATTGGCAGATAACAAAGAAAAAAAACAGCGCTCTCTTTTAGAAAGTGCATATGATCTATTTTTGAACAAAGGATTCGAAAATACTGTTGTTTCGGATATCGTCATGAAAGCCGGTGTCGCAAAAGGTACGTTCTATCTGTATTTCAAAGATAAACATCAGGTACGTGATGTCCTGATTGCACGTACCGCCGAAAAGTTTTTTTTAGAGGCACTGTATGCATTGCAAAAGAAAAACATCTCCGACTTTACGGAACAAATCATTTTTATCGTCGATTATGTTTTGAACATCATGCAGAAAAACCCGTTATTGCTGAGGTTTATTGCCAAAAATCTCAGTTGGGGAATTTATCAAAAGGCAATTGCGAATGATAATACAAGTGAAAAAACAGCATATTCCTTGTTTATGGAGTTGGTACATTCGCATACGGAACTGCAAATCGACGCAATTGATACAATGTTATTTTTAATCATTGAACTTGCCAGTTCAACATCTTATCGAGCAATTCTTGATCATGATCCCATGTCCTTTGATGCACTTAAACCTTACTTAAATCGCAGCATACGAGCAATCATCAAACTACATATTCAAAATTAA
- a CDS encoding PRD domain-containing protein, translating to MDQIIYNHKHSTITHTELTEKSENNSFLYRLLKKFIEPTLIFLNSEKAIDCLMISFSEILKNLNLEYSNELATKFLCHSVNMIERVIKNDTFKYQKVREFIEENNHLYRIIENSVSNVNEVFGITVPKDELAYIAEIFLL from the coding sequence TTGGATCAAATTATATATAATCATAAACATTCAACTATCACTCATACTGAATTAACAGAAAAATCGGAAAATAACAGTTTTTTATATAGACTGTTAAAGAAGTTCATTGAACCTACATTAATATTTTTAAATAGCGAAAAAGCAATCGATTGTTTGATGATTTCATTTTCGGAAATCTTAAAAAATTTAAATTTAGAGTATTCTAATGAATTAGCAACCAAATTTCTCTGTCATTCTGTAAATATGATTGAACGTGTTATAAAAAATGATACTTTCAAATATCAAAAAGTCAGAGAATTCATTGAAGAAAATAACCACTTATATAGAATAATAGAAAATTCTGTTTCTAATGTGAATGAAGTATTTGGTATTACTGTTCCAAAAGATGAATTAGCATATATTGCAGAAATATTTTTACTTTAA
- a CDS encoding MATE family efflux transporter, translated as MNSSNNKKEFRRKAILNDALLPLLVKTSIPTIIGMLVMVIYNLTDTFFVGILNNKSMIAAIGIVFSFMSFIQAIGFWFGYGSGNIMSKKIGENEEKEAEIISSIGILFAIVIGILIAILSWFFVLPLSKFIGGSASENLLNFTVEYLKVIIISIPFGLYSITLYNQLRLCGNVKDGMIGLLIGMVVNMVLDPVLMFGFKFGFIGAGYATLIGQITGCIVLTNLSEKNGNIAVDLKKARINKDRVYHILAGGMPNFSRQSITSIALILLNVVAAKYGDGVIAALTISSRILALAYMIMIGWGQGFQPICAMNYGAKQYDRVKKAFKFAVIGGTLFLIIAAILLYVFSEPLIKTMSNDNEVILVGAEILRMQCITMPLLGYFAISSMLMQNIGQYFWASIISISRQGIFYIPLLYILSNILGQFGIYLLQPVADVLSFGLAVIVVRKIKFANDKCKKDGI; from the coding sequence ATGAACTCAAGTAATAATAAAAAAGAATTTAGAAGAAAAGCTATTTTAAACGATGCTCTTCTACCATTATTAGTGAAAACTTCTATTCCTACCATTATAGGTATGCTCGTCATGGTAATTTATAATCTGACTGATACATTTTTTGTCGGTATTTTAAATAATAAATCCATGATAGCTGCTATCGGTATTGTGTTTAGCTTTATGAGTTTTATTCAAGCTATTGGCTTTTGGTTTGGGTATGGAAGTGGAAACATAATGTCAAAAAAGATTGGAGAAAATGAAGAAAAGGAAGCAGAAATTATATCGTCTATTGGAATTCTCTTTGCTATTGTCATTGGTATTTTAATAGCTATTTTATCATGGTTTTTTGTTTTACCGCTGTCAAAATTTATAGGTGGAAGTGCTTCTGAAAACTTGTTGAATTTCACAGTAGAGTATCTAAAGGTAATTATTATCAGCATTCCGTTTGGGCTTTATTCTATTACGCTTTACAATCAATTAAGACTTTGTGGGAATGTGAAAGATGGAATGATAGGATTATTGATAGGAATGGTTGTCAATATGGTTCTGGATCCTGTATTGATGTTTGGGTTTAAATTCGGCTTTATTGGAGCCGGATATGCAACATTGATAGGACAAATTACAGGCTGCATCGTATTAACGAATTTATCAGAAAAAAATGGAAATATTGCTGTTGACTTAAAAAAAGCAAGGATAAATAAAGATAGAGTATATCATATTTTGGCAGGAGGAATGCCTAATTTTTCAAGACAATCTATTACAAGTATCGCTTTAATTTTACTGAATGTTGTAGCCGCAAAATACGGTGATGGTGTTATAGCAGCATTAACAATAAGCTCAAGGATATTAGCATTAGCATATATGATAATGATAGGCTGGGGTCAGGGTTTTCAACCTATCTGTGCGATGAATTACGGGGCAAAGCAATATGATAGAGTCAAAAAGGCTTTTAAATTTGCAGTAATAGGAGGTACTTTATTTTTAATTATAGCGGCTATTTTGTTATATGTTTTTTCTGAACCACTTATTAAAACAATGTCAAATGATAATGAAGTTATTTTAGTCGGTGCAGAGATACTGCGTATGCAATGTATTACAATGCCACTTTTAGGATACTTTGCGATTAGTAGTATGCTAATGCAAAATATTGGACAATATTTTTGGGCATCAATAATTTCAATTTCACGACAAGGAATATTTTATATTCCGTTATTATATATTTTATCAAATATCTTGGGGCAATTTGGAATATATTTGCTTCAACCAGTGGCAGATGTTTTATCATTTGGTTTAGCTGTTATCGTAGTTAGGAAAATAAAATTTGCTAATGATAAATGCAAAAAAGATGGCATTTAA
- a CDS encoding ribonuclease Z, with product MLDICLLGTGGTVPLPNRWLTSLLVRWNGNTLLVDCGEGTQIAIHQHGYSCKAIDTILLTHFHTDHTAGLPGLLLTMAKSERTEAVTIYGPKGLTELFEGIYKVARYIPFEIKLVEIDGPQIDFEIKGLKIKALHAKHSVPCYAYIFELDRTRKFDKDKAIAKGVPMQLWGKLQKGNTIEFDGKIYTPDDVLGESRQGLKMVYATDTRPLDELITLAGNADLYIGEGMYGDPEKIEKASLNKHSTMQETAILAKKMMVKELWFTHYSPSIKDPSVYEDVIHQIFAQAVIAKDGQQKILRFIDEGE from the coding sequence ATGCTAGATATTTGTTTACTAGGTACAGGTGGAACAGTTCCCTTACCAAACCGATGGTTAACATCCTTATTGGTAAGATGGAATGGAAATACATTACTAGTGGATTGTGGAGAGGGTACACAGATAGCCATACATCAACATGGATATTCTTGCAAAGCAATTGATACAATTCTTTTAACGCATTTCCATACAGACCATACAGCAGGCCTACCTGGTTTATTACTAACAATGGCAAAGTCTGAGCGTACAGAAGCTGTAACAATCTATGGACCAAAAGGGTTAACGGAATTATTTGAGGGTATCTATAAAGTTGCTCGCTATATTCCTTTTGAAATTAAACTTGTAGAAATTGATGGACCACAAATAGATTTTGAAATAAAGGGTCTAAAAATTAAGGCATTACATGCCAAACATAGTGTGCCTTGTTATGCGTATATCTTTGAACTAGATCGTACTCGTAAGTTTGATAAGGACAAGGCAATTGCAAAGGGTGTTCCAATGCAGCTATGGGGAAAGCTTCAAAAAGGAAATACAATCGAGTTTGATGGTAAGATATATACACCTGATGATGTATTGGGTGAAAGTCGTCAAGGTCTTAAGATGGTCTATGCAACGGATACAAGACCACTCGATGAATTGATTACACTTGCGGGTAATGCTGATCTTTATATTGGTGAAGGAATGTATGGCGATCCCGAAAAAATTGAAAAAGCAAGCCTGAACAAACACAGTACAATGCAGGAAACAGCAATTCTTGCAAAGAAAATGATGGTGAAGGAGTTGTGGTTTACACATTATTCTCCATCAATCAAAGATCCGTCTGTATATGAAGATGTCATACATCAAATTTTTGCACAGGCAGTCATTGCCAAAGACGGACAACAAAAAATATTACGTTTCATTGATGAAGGGGAATAG
- a CDS encoding efflux RND transporter permease subunit, with protein MKNFGKGIVKHRVLILIISLILFIPSMFGYLHTRVNYDILSYLPSDIETMKGQDILKENFGKGGFAIEVMDGMSMKDITHLQEEIEKIDGVDDVIWYGKLADPSIPINALPKKITENFSEDDSSLMAIFFKEGTSSDATIHAVEQIRKLSDKQVHVSGMSAVVLDIQKLSESEAPIYVILAVILTCIVIAIFMDAWILPIFFMLNIGMAVLYNLGSNIFLGQISYITKALAAVLQLGVTLDYSIFLWHSYEEQQEKGLARDEAMAQAINSTLSSVVGSSTTTVAGFLALCFMSFTLGKDLGIVMAKGVVLGVIACVTILPSIILVFDKVIKKTKHRVVLPKMDHFADFVVKHYKVFVLIFLIVLMPATYGYRRTPVYYDLTNSLPSDLPSMQANQELKDKFDMNATHMILTSSDLSYRDNKEMLQQLEQLQGVKFVIGKDSVIGPDIPQDMLPQKLEDTFESHGYQLLIVQSAYKTASDEVNQQIDEINSIAKKYDSTAMVIGEAPCTKDLISITDNDFKVVNYLSIAVIFLIILFVFKSALIPVLLVAVIEFAIFINLGIPFYTQTSLPFIASIVIGTIQLGATVDYAILMTNRYKSERIGGHTKKEAVQIALATSTNSVIVSALGFFAATFGVGLYSNIDMISSLCSLMARGAIVSMITVLLILPSMLMVFDKWIIHTTIAMRKILKEGK; from the coding sequence ATGAAGAATTTTGGGAAAGGAATTGTAAAGCATAGAGTACTGATATTGATTATTTCTTTGATACTCTTCATTCCTTCCATGTTCGGTTACCTGCATACACGAGTGAATTATGATATTCTTTCGTATTTGCCAAGTGACATTGAAACAATGAAGGGGCAGGACATATTAAAAGAGAACTTTGGTAAAGGCGGCTTTGCAATCGAAGTGATGGACGGTATGTCAATGAAGGATATTACTCATCTGCAAGAAGAAATCGAAAAGATTGATGGTGTAGATGATGTTATCTGGTATGGAAAACTTGCGGATCCATCGATTCCGATAAATGCTTTACCGAAAAAGATTACGGAGAATTTCAGCGAAGATGATTCATCACTGATGGCAATTTTCTTTAAGGAAGGTACTTCCAGTGACGCAACGATTCATGCAGTAGAACAGATTCGCAAACTGTCGGATAAACAAGTTCATGTAAGCGGAATGTCTGCGGTTGTATTGGATATTCAGAAATTATCTGAGAGCGAAGCACCGATTTACGTAATATTAGCGGTGATATTAACATGTATTGTCATCGCGATATTTATGGACGCATGGATTTTACCGATCTTCTTTATGCTTAATATCGGGATGGCTGTCCTATATAACCTCGGATCCAATATTTTCTTGGGACAAATCAGTTACATAACGAAAGCATTGGCTGCAGTATTGCAGTTAGGTGTAACTTTGGACTATTCGATATTCTTGTGGCACAGTTATGAAGAACAACAGGAAAAAGGGCTTGCAAGAGATGAAGCAATGGCACAGGCAATTAACAGTACATTATCTTCTGTTGTAGGAAGTTCTACAACAACAGTTGCCGGATTTCTTGCACTATGTTTTATGAGTTTTACATTAGGCAAAGACTTGGGAATCGTGATGGCAAAAGGTGTTGTGCTTGGTGTGATTGCTTGCGTGACAATCTTACCGTCGATTATTTTGGTGTTTGATAAAGTAATTAAGAAAACCAAGCATCGTGTTGTCTTACCGAAGATGGACCATTTTGCAGATTTTGTTGTAAAACACTATAAAGTATTTGTTCTTATATTCTTGATTGTACTAATGCCGGCAACTTATGGTTATCGACGTACACCGGTGTATTATGATTTAACAAATTCCTTGCCGTCGGATTTGCCGTCAATGCAGGCAAATCAAGAGTTGAAGGATAAGTTCGATATGAACGCAACGCATATGATTTTAACAAGTTCTGATTTATCCTATCGCGATAACAAAGAGATGCTTCAACAGTTGGAACAATTACAGGGTGTGAAGTTTGTAATTGGAAAAGATAGTGTCATCGGTCCGGATATTCCACAAGATATGTTACCGCAAAAATTAGAGGATACATTTGAAAGCCATGGTTATCAGTTACTGATTGTACAATCTGCGTATAAGACGGCTTCTGACGAAGTAAATCAACAGATTGATGAAATCAACAGTATCGCGAAGAAATATGATTCAACCGCAATGGTGATTGGCGAAGCACCGTGTACGAAAGATTTGATTTCGATTACCGATAATGATTTTAAAGTAGTCAATTACTTATCGATTGCAGTGATATTCTTGATTATTCTGTTTGTATTTAAGAGTGCATTGATTCCTGTTTTATTGGTGGCAGTCATTGAATTTGCCATCTTCATTAACTTAGGCATTCCGTTCTACACACAAACTTCATTGCCGTTTATCGCTTCAATCGTCATCGGAACGATTCAATTGGGTGCTACCGTCGATTATGCGATTTTGATGACAAATCGGTATAAGAGTGAACGCATTGGCGGGCATACAAAAAAAGAAGCGGTGCAAATTGCATTAGCCACCAGCACAAATTCCGTCATTGTTTCTGCATTAGGTTTCTTTGCGGCAACATTCGGTGTAGGACTTTATTCAAATATTGATATGATTTCATCTCTTTGCTCATTGATGGCAAGAGGTGCCATCGTCAGCATGATTACGGTTCTGCTCATTTTGCCGTCGATGTTGATGGTATTTGATAAATGGATCATTCATACAACGATAGCAATGCGAAAAATATTGAAAGAAGGTAAATAA